The following proteins are co-located in the [Pasteurella] mairii genome:
- the exbD gene encoding TonB system transport protein ExbD produces the protein MKKFDEINIIPFIDIMLVLLAIVLITASFISQGKIQVNVPKASTTVAFKSDDLAKLLTVTEDGEIYFNDQPISLEKLEQEVTQWDKAQKVTLKVDAGSTFQDFVTITDLMAKYQITNVAIVTMKEKGK, from the coding sequence GTGAAAAAGTTTGATGAAATCAACATTATTCCTTTCATTGATATTATGTTGGTGCTGTTAGCCATTGTACTGATTACCGCCAGTTTTATTTCGCAAGGTAAAATCCAAGTTAATGTCCCGAAAGCCAGTACAACGGTCGCCTTCAAATCGGATGATTTAGCTAAATTATTAACGGTAACTGAAGATGGCGAAATTTATTTTAACGATCAACCGATTTCATTGGAAAAGTTAGAACAAGAAGTGACGCAATGGGATAAAGCGCAAAAAGTCACATTAAAAGTAGATGCGGGTTCAACATTCCAAGATTTTGTAACCATCACCGACTTAATGGCGAAATATCAAATTACCAATGTCGCCATTGTGACCATGAAAGAAAAAGGAAAATAA
- the ffh gene encoding signal recognition particle protein, whose amino-acid sequence MFENLSDRLSKTLRNITGKGRLTEENIKETLREVRMALLEADVALPVVRDFINKVKERAIGEEVNKSLTPGQAFLKIVQAELENAMGEANEQLNLATQPPAVILMAGLQGAGKTTSVGKLAQFLKQRHKKKVLVVSADVYRPAAIKQLETLAQAVGADFYPSNTQQNPVAIAQNALAEAKLKFYDVLIVDTAGRLHVDGEMMEEIQQIHTALQPIETLFTVDAMTGQDAANTAKAFNEALPLTGVILTKVDGDARGGAALSIRQITGKPIKFLGVGEKTDALEPFHPDRVASRILGMGDVLSLIEDLQRNVDQEKAQKMAAKFKKGDHFTLDDFREQLVEMKKMGGMMSMLEKLPGAKNLPDHVKNQVDDKMFVKMEAIINSMTLKERANPEIIKGSRRRRIALGSGTQVQDVNKLLKQFDDMQRMMKKMRKGGMAKMMRGMQGMMGGMGGFGGLFKR is encoded by the coding sequence ATGTTTGAAAATTTATCAGATCGCCTGTCCAAAACCCTACGCAATATCACGGGCAAAGGACGCTTAACCGAAGAAAATATCAAAGAGACGCTACGCGAAGTGCGGATGGCATTACTTGAAGCCGACGTAGCATTACCGGTGGTGCGCGATTTTATCAACAAAGTCAAAGAACGCGCAATCGGCGAAGAAGTCAACAAAAGCCTCACCCCAGGGCAAGCCTTTCTCAAAATTGTACAAGCCGAGCTTGAAAACGCCATGGGCGAAGCCAACGAGCAATTAAATTTAGCCACGCAACCGCCGGCAGTAATTTTGATGGCGGGGTTACAAGGGGCTGGGAAAACCACCTCCGTCGGAAAATTAGCTCAATTTTTAAAACAGCGCCATAAAAAGAAAGTCTTAGTCGTTTCAGCTGACGTTTATCGCCCAGCAGCGATCAAACAACTAGAAACCTTAGCGCAAGCAGTTGGCGCCGATTTTTACCCATCTAATACTCAACAAAACCCCGTAGCAATTGCCCAAAACGCCCTTGCTGAAGCGAAATTAAAATTCTACGACGTCTTGATTGTGGATACTGCCGGTCGCTTACACGTGGATGGGGAGATGATGGAAGAAATCCAACAAATTCACACCGCCCTTCAACCAATCGAAACCCTGTTTACCGTAGATGCCATGACCGGTCAAGATGCGGCAAATACCGCCAAAGCGTTTAATGAAGCATTACCCTTAACCGGCGTGATCTTAACCAAAGTGGACGGGGACGCCCGCGGCGGGGCAGCGTTATCCATCCGCCAAATCACCGGCAAACCGATTAAATTTTTAGGGGTTGGCGAAAAAACCGATGCCCTTGAGCCTTTCCACCCTGATCGCGTCGCGTCGCGCATTTTAGGCATGGGCGACGTTTTATCCTTGATCGAAGATTTGCAACGCAATGTCGATCAAGAAAAAGCGCAAAAAATGGCAGCGAAGTTTAAAAAAGGCGACCACTTTACCCTTGACGATTTCCGCGAGCAATTAGTGGAAATGAAAAAAATGGGCGGCATGATGTCCATGTTGGAAAAATTACCCGGTGCCAAAAATCTGCCAGATCATGTGAAAAATCAAGTAGATGATAAAATGTTTGTCAAAATGGAAGCCATTATTAACTCCATGACCTTAAAAGAACGCGCCAATCCGGAAATTATCAAAGGTTCCCGTCGGCGTCGTATCGCTTTAGGTTCCGGTACGCAGGTGCAAGATGTCAATAAATTGCTCAAACAATTTGACGACATGCAACGCATGATGAAAAAAATGCGCAAAGGTGGCATGGCGAAAATGATGCGCGGTATGCAAGGTATGATGGGCGGTATGGGCGGGTTCGGCGGACTGTTTAAGCGTTAA
- the exbB gene encoding tonB-system energizer ExbB yields the protein MSQLFIFLHEYIDYIILGLLGLMSFIMLWFALERFIFLSRVQVSRYTNIHELDIDLTRNLTTISTIGSNAPYVGLLGTVIGILLTFYELGNSGGDIDAAAIMLNLSLALKATAVGILVAIPSMVFYNGLTRKVEVNRLKWKALNGQKNVGA from the coding sequence ATGTCGCAACTCTTCATCTTTTTACATGAATATATTGATTATATTATTCTCGGATTGCTCGGCTTGATGAGCTTTATTATGTTATGGTTTGCGCTAGAACGCTTTATCTTTTTAAGCCGAGTTCAAGTTTCCCGTTATACCAATATTCATGAATTGGATATTGATTTGACGCGTAATTTAACGACGATTTCGACCATTGGTTCAAATGCGCCCTATGTTGGGTTGTTAGGAACCGTTATCGGTATTTTACTAACGTTTTATGAACTGGGAAATTCTGGGGGCGATATTGATGCCGCGGCGATTATGCTCAATTTATCTCTTGCCTTAAAAGCGACTGCGGTAGGGATTTTGGTCGCGATTCCATCAATGGTGTTTTATAACGGATTAACCCGTAAAGTAGAAGTCAATCGTTTAAAATGGAAAGCACTAAACGGACAAAAAAATGTAGGAGCCTAA
- the tonB gene encoding protein TonB produces MVSKRYSWVGFFLSLLFHATLIIAIFYTVNRDSANSQAAEEQTSISIEMMMGTVMEEPEPEPQNEPEPKQEVIAKEEVADPTIKPEPKKEKPPEKKPEKPKEKVKPKEKKDKPKPKKQDDRPKSDRVVDSDAKINAVRAGNANITTLNPNLTGNGSNADELSAYRSALRREIERHKRYPKRAKMMRRQGIVTIGFTIAADGGLSNAQVVKSSGTDDLDQAALKAVQSARSIGPKPKGMGSAISVPISFKIQ; encoded by the coding sequence ATGGTCAGTAAACGTTATTCTTGGGTTGGTTTTTTCCTCTCTTTGCTCTTTCATGCCACACTCATTATCGCGATTTTCTATACTGTCAATCGAGACAGCGCAAACAGCCAAGCCGCTGAAGAACAAACCTCGATTTCGATAGAAATGATGATGGGAACGGTGATGGAGGAACCAGAGCCGGAACCGCAAAACGAGCCCGAACCGAAACAAGAAGTGATTGCTAAAGAAGAAGTCGCTGATCCTACGATAAAACCAGAACCGAAAAAAGAAAAACCGCCAGAAAAGAAACCGGAAAAGCCGAAGGAAAAAGTTAAACCTAAAGAGAAGAAAGACAAACCTAAACCGAAAAAACAAGATGATAGACCGAAAAGCGATCGGGTTGTCGATTCTGACGCTAAGATAAATGCGGTACGTGCCGGCAACGCGAATATCACGACACTAAACCCAAATCTCACAGGAAACGGGAGTAATGCTGATGAACTTAGTGCCTATCGTTCAGCGTTACGACGCGAAATAGAGCGACATAAACGCTATCCAAAGCGTGCTAAAATGATGCGTCGCCAAGGAATTGTCACAATCGGTTTTACTATCGCCGCAGATGGTGGTTTAAGCAATGCGCAGGTTGTTAAAAGTTCAGGTACGGATGATTTGGATCAGGCAGCGCTAAAAGCAGTTCAAAGTGCACGCTCGATCGGACCTAAACCTAAAGGCATGGGTAGCGCAATTAGTGTACCAATTAGCTTTAAAATTCAGTAA
- the hsf2_22 gene encoding autotransporter adhesin produces the protein MLTANEAFADQNVYSWTNGEFKIGEWWKDRNIGTGSVHLTNQWNLQNYKNYVAIGKEAKVGVVSLKEEDQKSGMVAIGIGSHAAGGKAIAIGEAAKTKEGMGQAIAIGHLSGANSQSVALGADVFAHGKSSVAIGNDDIDNDQFNDMLPEDTIRAVFKNLINDNSYFTNDLFKQKYLINGSNDNRKYSPTYAGGLGAIAIGSRTIAAGNLSTSVGALSFALADHSTTLGMRSFVAQSAKGGIAVGQESRVFAANSLAIGNFNEATNNGSMSYGYNARAVGEHSIAIGSMVGAGARFNSEAGSKWLALYREFNKNADDLNDNSKFDKKADEILKNENTNGSETMPLDYEKDVILTIGSTQVKKTQKHGEQGNGKNAIVIGGRSFALWENSLALGYSALADASNGFAIGSYAYAGNRATNAMAIGVRSYAEGVNSIALGYRARVQDEKDNPALAGRTEENKKHYKGQNSIALGIESLAYLNNSVALGHQSKTDYLYNDLLHDPYTPKGSITIPTSAQSGVISVGSKGHERRVVNVASGYLDTDAANVGQLKSLEERVNLLTSGGAGINAPYLAVDQTSADSEAKRITDGQKAVQNYERYVELAKQYATLLNRKANGKETFNEESLKLIKQEVEKLGQPNNASTVASNITSVVTELENMGNGANSKKEATELKKDFDKYQTQIETAVQKDNTEENKKKLTNLTEEEIKASNFNSNRAEGVDSIAFGFKAHATKDAKHAIAIGYNATAKGEGAIAIGAEAKVEKNAGDSVALGKGSKAEAKKTAPSSATIPAENGKGIQFSWENAGTSQNSTKDKAVVSVGDKGKERVITHVAAGEVTQTSTDAINGGQLYSVASVFSTMATGILGLEKADNGSDGFKDVSFTKLKTKDGTDGEQQTTFKSAIEKSIETINQGLKFAGDSGEFTRQLGATVKIKGDGTDLTSNATDNGEISFTLNKETDIEKNGSSSTKVPTTKAVKEYIDQKVGDVSSTLELEADNSNNTDYGKVALKTEKLKVKGTENEIKTSVEKNGQAITIGLAKAFTDKIAGFDDKINKNTQDIQTAQNGINENKNKITEVENKVTKNTSDIQKANADIAKNKKAIEDQTIKYKVNGSGDQTVKLSEGLDFNGDTNITVEAKDKGAITHKLNSELKGITSIAKNADGNGTKITLEDNQISVNKKITGLEDGVIQANSKDAVTGGQLYTELDKKANKTLDNLDQSGKDEISKLAVQAIKAEKEPKTSSALTVEAKASEDGKSKTIKVGLNESQLITNLSKDANLKSPAENSPKLVTDKQVSEFIGGKKLIFTDSKNSRHENKLDSEFKLVGNSDITVSVSKDGENGNGQATFVLNKATEINENTLLTNGNKDKAATAGAVKTYVDNALTTAKTEADKTAVKYDDDSKNAITLGGKDTSHSPVEINNLRSGLGIDEINDSGIASATQGKTNDLVKKLVAGELDQKSSHKAVNVSDLKAVATAGLNFAGNDSDHLIHKNLGETLEIVGKGVKKEQVAAFNGTDNNILVKTVDNKRLEIALNAQLTGLQSATFTKDQKTVEITGDKIVLKDKADNGNSATYTADSATLKDENGNTAQLNGQGLTVGDKNSDADKTHTVYGKDGLTISGKDGKNAVSLTTKNENGKDAATLEFAKDKDGKAGTGAITGLKDLADNADGSSATNKNYVDNQLKKAKEDADKTAVKYDDDKKDAITLGGKGTSHKPVVIDNLRSGLGIDDINDGGIASIKQGKTRDLVKKLVAGELDKDFSHKAANVSDLKALATAGLNFAGNDAKDIHKNLGETLAIVGQGVTDIALFKGTDNNIAVKTDNDKLSISLNETLTAIKSLVTQAKPVDGNAGLSAISTLDGAGLHLTPADGSTNEQGKQADYGLLGSTLKDGEKTNTQTAGGITLAQGEKSNTQTAEGNTLVAKDAKDPTATLTNKQTAAGNTLSDNKGNSATYDRHGVSLKDKEGNTAKLDAQGLTVSDKDASNGDKTHATYGKNGLTIHGKDGESAVSLTTKNTNGKDAATLAFAKGEDGKAGTGTILGLKDLEANADGSSAANKNYVDAQLNSALEEVAGNRPFDYYLNDIKVSKDKDGKFYKENNNQKVELSAEEKAQVVIKAEPQSSPMTVSNIKAAKLAEDSTDAVNGAQLVAATGALAGQDGKMTFADGRDGKAATDPTAAANQGLTAKDGLNGHNANDKANALRNGEAGTVIYTDSAGQRLVKANDGKYYHAADVGRDGEPKGGKSAVENPQLSLVNAQGNTDKAALLGNVASGLGVKTPTAEENAQLNALAKVVDEKTIDVAKKAKTLSAQARAFSDLTLAVTSLEQVIDEMPEGDDKAQALTTLKENKAELARVESSLKTARNELTTAKAQLSDANKAYDNRYNALTGATDKIADLVNADSRATLTNVATVADLQAVARAGLNVVGNDGLTVHKHLGETLSITGEGEFNSDTSAAGNIKVELAQDGQGLSVKLSDKLQGMTSVETREIHGKKSLLDSNGLKTVSADSETRVSAQGTEIVGKGANAGKAAGYRLDGVRLQDGVNHATLSAQQGLRLTGQAGEPSLIATKNGLVVKGAQGDIALDGQRGEILLPNVKPDASGYVAVNKNYVDSQNNELRTQLSNTNREMRAGIAGALAAASLPSSAIPGKSMLAASAGAFKGHSAIALGYSKMSDNGKISIRLQGTSNSAGDLGGAVGVGYLW, from the coding sequence ATGCTGACAGCAAACGAGGCGTTTGCTGATCAAAATGTTTATAGTTGGACTAATGGAGAGTTTAAAATTGGTGAATGGTGGAAAGATAGAAATATCGGTACAGGCTCCGTCCACTTAACTAATCAATGGAACCTCCAAAACTATAAGAACTATGTTGCTATTGGTAAGGAGGCGAAAGTCGGTGTTGTTTCACTAAAAGAAGAAGATCAAAAAAGTGGTATGGTTGCGATTGGTATCGGTAGCCATGCAGCAGGTGGAAAAGCTATCGCAATAGGTGAAGCAGCAAAAACAAAAGAAGGTATGGGACAAGCTATCGCTATCGGGCACCTATCAGGTGCAAACAGTCAATCGGTAGCTTTAGGGGCAGATGTTTTTGCACATGGTAAATCTTCTGTTGCTATCGGTAATGATGATATTGATAATGACCAATTTAACGATATGCTTCCAGAAGATACGATTAGAGCTGTTTTTAAAAATCTAATTAATGACAACTCTTATTTCACTAACGATTTATTTAAACAAAAGTATTTGATTAACGGTAGTAATGACAATCGAAAATACAGCCCTACCTATGCCGGTGGGTTAGGTGCTATTGCCATTGGTTCACGAACTATTGCTGCTGGAAACTTATCCACATCTGTCGGTGCATTATCTTTTGCGTTAGCGGATCATTCTACTACTTTAGGTATGCGTTCATTTGTTGCACAAAGTGCTAAGGGCGGTATCGCAGTTGGTCAAGAATCTCGGGTATTTGCTGCTAACTCTCTTGCCATAGGTAACTTTAACGAAGCTACCAATAATGGATCTATGTCATACGGTTATAATGCTAGAGCTGTAGGCGAGCATAGTATTGCCATTGGGAGTATGGTAGGAGCCGGAGCTAGATTTAATAGTGAGGCAGGAAGTAAATGGCTCGCATTATATAGAGAATTTAATAAAAATGCGGATGATCTGAATGATAATAGTAAATTTGATAAAAAAGCTGATGAAATTCTAAAGAACGAAAACACTAACGGTAGTGAAACTATGCCTTTAGATTATGAAAAAGACGTAATATTAACTATCGGTTCAACTCAAGTTAAAAAAACACAAAAACATGGTGAGCAGGGCAATGGCAAAAACGCGATTGTTATCGGTGGGCGTTCTTTTGCGTTGTGGGAGAACAGTTTAGCGTTGGGGTATTCGGCGTTGGCGGATGCGTCTAACGGGTTTGCGATTGGGTCTTATGCTTATGCGGGGAACCGTGCGACGAATGCGATGGCAATCGGGGTGCGTTCCTATGCTGAAGGGGTGAATAGTATCGCCTTGGGTTACCGCGCTAGGGTGCAGGATGAAAAAGATAATCCAGCCCTTGCTGGCAGAACTGAAGAAAATAAAAAACACTACAAAGGACAAAACTCAATCGCCTTGGGGATTGAGTCCCTTGCCTATTTAAATAACTCCGTAGCATTGGGGCACCAATCCAAAACTGATTATTTATATAACGATTTATTGCACGACCCATACACGCCAAAAGGCTCCATCACCATCCCAACCAGCGCGCAATCGGGCGTGATTTCCGTGGGTTCCAAGGGGCATGAGCGCCGCGTGGTTAACGTCGCGTCCGGTTATTTAGACACCGACGCCGCCAACGTGGGGCAATTAAAATCATTAGAGGAACGCGTTAACTTACTCACCTCCGGCGGCGCCGGCATCAACGCGCCATACCTCGCCGTCGACCAAACTTCCGCAGACAGCGAAGCCAAACGCATCACCGACGGTCAAAAAGCGGTACAAAACTACGAGCGCTATGTGGAATTAGCAAAACAATACGCCACCCTCCTAAACCGTAAGGCGAATGGGAAAGAGACGTTTAATGAAGAGTCATTAAAGTTAATCAAACAGGAAGTGGAGAAACTAGGTCAACCCAATAATGCCTCTACGGTTGCGAGTAATATTACTAGCGTGGTTACAGAACTGGAAAACATGGGGAATGGCGCTAATTCCAAGAAAGAGGCGACAGAATTAAAAAAAGATTTTGACAAATATCAAACCCAAATTGAGACCGCAGTTCAAAAAGACAACACAGAGGAAAACAAAAAGAAACTCACTAACTTAACAGAAGAGGAAATAAAAGCCTCCAACTTCAACAGTAACCGCGCAGAGGGTGTGGACTCCATTGCCTTTGGTTTTAAAGCGCATGCGACAAAAGACGCCAAACACGCAATCGCTATCGGTTATAACGCCACCGCTAAAGGTGAGGGCGCGATCGCTATCGGTGCCGAGGCTAAGGTTGAGAAAAACGCCGGTGACTCCGTCGCTTTAGGCAAAGGCTCAAAAGCAGAGGCGAAAAAGACCGCACCTTCTAGCGCGACTATTCCGGCTGAAAACGGAAAAGGCATTCAATTTAGTTGGGAAAACGCCGGCACCTCTCAAAATAGCACTAAAGATAAAGCAGTTGTTAGCGTCGGCGATAAAGGCAAAGAGCGTGTAATCACCCATGTCGCCGCCGGTGAGGTAACTCAAACTTCCACCGACGCCATCAACGGCGGACAACTCTACAGCGTAGCCAGCGTGTTTAGTACCATGGCAACCGGTATTTTAGGGTTGGAAAAAGCGGATAATGGTAGTGATGGGTTTAAAGATGTCAGTTTCACTAAATTGAAAACGAAAGATGGGACTGATGGAGAACAACAAACCACATTCAAATCAGCGATTGAAAAAAGTATTGAAACTATCAATCAAGGCTTGAAGTTTGCGGGAGATAGTGGCGAATTTACCCGACAACTTGGTGCGACAGTGAAGATTAAAGGGGATGGAACGGATCTGACTTCTAATGCTACTGACAACGGTGAAATCTCGTTTACATTAAACAAAGAAACCGATATTGAGAAAAATGGTAGTAGCAGTACTAAAGTGCCAACAACTAAAGCTGTTAAGGAATATATAGATCAAAAAGTCGGAGATGTTAGCTCAACTTTAGAATTGGAGGCAGATAACTCCAACAATACTGATTACGGTAAAGTTGCGCTTAAAACAGAAAAATTAAAAGTGAAAGGCACTGAAAATGAAATTAAAACATCTGTTGAAAAAAATGGTCAGGCTATCACTATTGGTTTAGCTAAAGCTTTCACTGATAAAATTGCTGGCTTTGATGACAAAATCAATAAAAATACACAAGACATTCAAACAGCCCAAAATGGTATAAACGAAAACAAAAATAAAATTACAGAGGTAGAAAACAAAGTAACTAAAAATACATCTGATATTCAAAAGGCAAATGCTGATATAGCAAAAAATAAAAAAGCGATTGAAGATCAAACCATAAAATACAAAGTGAATGGTTCCGGTGATCAAACTGTAAAACTATCCGAGGGGCTTGACTTTAATGGCGATACCAATATTACCGTTGAAGCAAAAGACAAAGGAGCAATTACCCACAAGCTAAATTCAGAACTAAAAGGGATTACCTCTATTGCTAAAAACGCAGATGGCAATGGAACGAAAATTACCCTTGAAGATAACCAAATCTCCGTTAATAAAAAAATTACCGGTTTAGAAGATGGTGTAATTCAAGCTAATTCAAAAGACGCAGTAACCGGCGGGCAACTGTATACTGAGCTTGATAAAAAAGCCAATAAAACATTGGATAACCTTGATCAATCCGGTAAAGATGAAATCTCAAAATTAGCGGTTCAGGCAATTAAAGCTGAAAAAGAGCCTAAAACTTCTAGCGCATTGACTGTCGAGGCTAAAGCTAGTGAAGATGGCAAATCAAAAACCATTAAAGTCGGTTTAAATGAAAGCCAGTTGATCACTAATTTAAGTAAAGACGCTAATCTTAAATCACCAGCGGAAAACTCACCTAAACTGGTTACCGATAAACAAGTCAGTGAATTTATTGGCGGTAAAAAACTGATTTTTACAGACAGTAAGAATAGCAGACATGAAAATAAACTCGATAGTGAGTTTAAACTTGTCGGCAATAGCGATATTACGGTATCTGTGAGTAAAGATGGTGAAAATGGCAATGGTCAAGCTACTTTTGTGTTAAATAAAGCAACTGAAATTAATGAAAATACGCTGCTGACCAATGGGAATAAAGATAAAGCAGCCACCGCCGGCGCGGTAAAAACCTATGTGGATAATGCGTTAACCACTGCCAAAACCGAAGCGGATAAAACCGCGGTGAAATATGATGATGACAGTAAAAATGCCATCACGTTAGGCGGAAAAGACACGTCACATTCACCGGTGGAAATCAATAATTTACGCTCCGGATTGGGAATTGATGAGATTAACGACAGCGGCATTGCTTCCGCTACCCAAGGCAAAACCAATGACCTTGTGAAAAAACTGGTGGCTGGTGAACTTGACCAAAAATCATCCCATAAAGCAGTTAATGTTAGCGATCTTAAAGCGGTAGCCACCGCGGGGCTTAATTTCGCCGGCAATGACAGCGATCATCTGATTCACAAAAACCTTGGCGAAACCTTAGAAATTGTAGGAAAAGGCGTGAAAAAAGAGCAAGTTGCAGCGTTTAATGGCACGGATAATAATATCCTAGTGAAAACCGTGGATAATAAACGATTAGAAATCGCCTTAAACGCCCAATTAACCGGATTGCAATCGGCTACTTTTACTAAAGATCAAAAAACGGTAGAAATCACCGGCGATAAAATTGTCTTAAAAGATAAGGCTGACAACGGTAACAGCGCCACCTACACCGCCGACAGCGCGACCTTAAAAGACGAAAATGGCAATACCGCCCAATTAAATGGTCAAGGGTTAACCGTTGGTGATAAAAATTCCGACGCCGATAAAACCCATACGGTTTACGGAAAAGACGGACTGACGATTAGTGGTAAAGACGGTAAAAATGCGGTCAGTTTAACCACAAAAAATGAAAACGGTAAAGACGCTGCCACTCTGGAATTTGCCAAAGATAAGGACGGTAAAGCCGGCACCGGCGCGATTACCGGATTAAAAGATCTTGCGGATAACGCCGACGGATCCAGCGCCACTAATAAAAATTACGTAGATAACCAGCTGAAAAAAGCCAAAGAAGACGCCGATAAAACCGCGGTGAAATATGATGATGACAAGAAAGACGCCATCACTTTAGGCGGCAAAGGCACATCACATAAACCAGTAGTGATCGACAATTTACGCTCCGGGTTGGGAATTGACGACATTAACGACGGAGGCATTGCCTCAATAAAACAAGGTAAAACCCGTGATTTAGTGAAAAAACTGGTGGCGGGTGAACTTGACAAAGACTTCTCCCATAAAGCAGCCAATGTTAGCGATCTTAAAGCGCTGGCAACCGCCGGACTTAATTTCGCCGGCAATGACGCCAAAGATATTCACAAAAACCTCGGCGAAACCTTGGCGATTGTGGGGCAGGGCGTGACTGATATCGCGTTGTTTAAAGGAACCGACAATAATATCGCGGTGAAAACAGACAATGATAAATTGTCGATTTCATTAAACGAAACGTTAACTGCGATTAAATCCTTGGTCACCCAAGCTAAACCGGTGGACGGTAATGCCGGCTTATCCGCCATCAGCACGCTGGATGGGGCGGGGTTACATTTAACACCGGCGGATGGCTCGACGAATGAACAAGGAAAACAAGCCGACTACGGATTACTTGGCTCCACGCTAAAAGACGGTGAAAAAACCAACACCCAAACCGCCGGCGGTATCACCTTAGCGCAGGGCGAAAAATCCAATACCCAAACTGCGGAAGGTAATACCTTGGTGGCAAAAGACGCTAAAGATCCGACAGCGACCTTAACCAATAAACAAACCGCTGCCGGTAACACGCTCTCTGACAACAAAGGCAACAGTGCGACTTACGATCGCCACGGGGTGAGCTTAAAAGATAAAGAGGGCAATACTGCCAAATTAGATGCTCAAGGTTTAACCGTTAGTGATAAAGACGCCAGCAATGGCGATAAAACCCATGCCACCTATGGCAAAAATGGGCTAACTATCCATGGCAAAGACGGTGAAAGTGCGGTCAGTTTAACCACGAAAAATACCAATGGTAAAGACGCTGCCACTCTGGCATTTGCCAAAGGTGAGGACGGTAAAGCTGGCACTGGTACTATCCTCGGATTAAAAGATCTTGAGGCAAATGCCGACGGATCTAGCGCAGCGAATAAAAACTATGTGGACGCTCAACTTAACAGCGCCCTAGAAGAAGTCGCCGGCAACCGTCCATTTGATTATTATTTAAACGACATCAAAGTCAGCAAAGACAAAGATGGCAAGTTTTATAAAGAAAATAATAATCAAAAAGTTGAGCTAAGTGCGGAAGAAAAAGCCCAAGTTGTGATTAAAGCCGAACCGCAAAGCTCGCCAATGACTGTGAGCAATATTAAAGCGGCGAAACTGGCGGAGGATTCAACGGACGCAGTAAACGGAGCGCAATTGGTGGCAGCGACCGGCGCGCTGGCGGGGCAAGATGGCAAGATGACCTTTGCTGACGGGCGGGATGGCAAAGCGGCAACAGACCCAACCGCGGCAGCAAATCAAGGGCTAACCGCGAAAGATGGGCTAAATGGTCACAATGCCAACGACAAAGCCAATGCCCTGCGCAACGGGGAAGCGGGCACGGTGATATACACCGACAGCGCCGGTCAGCGTTTAGTAAAAGCCAATGATGGCAAATACTACCACGCGGCAGATGTGGGGCGTGATGGCGAGCCAAAAGGCGGAAAAAGTGCGGTGGAAAATCCACAACTTTCTTTAGTCAACGCCCAAGGCAACACCGATAAGGCTGCCCTATTGGGGAATGTGGCGAGTGGGTTGGGCGTGAAGACACCAACTGCCGAAGAAAACGCCCAACTGAATGCCTTGGCGAAAGTGGTGGATGAAAAAACGATTGATGTTGCGAAGAAAGCGAAAACCCTTTCCGCACAGGCTAGAGCTTTTTCTGATTTAACCTTAGCGGTAACTAGTTTGGAGCAAGTCATTGATGAAATGCCGGAAGGAGATGACAAAGCTCAAGCATTGACGACCCTAAAAGAAAATAAAGCAGAATTAGCGCGCGTAGAAAGCAGTTTAAAAACTGCCAGAAACGAGTTAACTACCGCAAAAGCGCAATTATCTGACGCCAATAAAGCCTATGACAATCGTTATAATGCGCTAACGGGGGCGACGGATAAAATCGCCGATTTAGTTAACGCAGACAGTCGCGCTACCTTAACCAATGTGGCTACTGTAGCGGACTTGCAAGCGGTGGCACGGGCTGGCTTGAACGTGGTGGGCAATGATGGACTGACAGTGCATAAACACCTTGGGGAAACCTTGTCCATTACCGGCGAAGGGGAATTTAACAGTGATACTTCCGCCGCGGGCAATATTAAGGTGGAGCTCGCGCAAGATGGACAAGGGTTGAGCGTGAAATTATCCGATAAATTGCAAGGCATGACCTCGGTGGAAACCCGCGAAATTCATGGTAAAAAATCATTGCTCGATAGTAACGGGCTAAAAACTGTTAGCGCGGACAGCGAAACCCGCGTGAGCGCGCAGGGAACCGAGATTGTGGGCAAAGGTGCCAACGCCGGAAAAGCGGCAGGCTATCGCTTGGATGGCGTCCGCTTGCAAGATGGCGTAAATCACGCCACCCTATCCGCACAACAAGGCTTACGCTTAACCGGTCAAGCAGGCGAACCTTCCTTGATAGCAACGAAAAACGGGCTGGTGGTCAAAGGAGCACAAGGCGATATTGCTCTTGACGGTCAGCGCGGCGAAATCTTGCTACCGAATGTCAAACCGGATGCGAGCGGCTATGTTGCAGTGAATAAAAATTATGTGGATAGCCAAAATAATGAACTGCGCACCCAATTGAGCAATACCAACCGCGAAATGCGCGCAGGAATTGCCGGCGCCTTGGCTGCCGCCAGCTTACCAAGCTCGGCGATACCGGGGAAATCCATGCTTGCCGCCTCTGCTGGAGCGTTCAAAGGACATAGCGCCATAGCCTTGGGCTACTCCAAAATGAGCGATAATGGCAAAATCAGCATCCGCTTACAAGGCACCAGCAACTCTGCCGGCGACCTTGGCGGCGCTGTCGGTGTGGGGTATCTTTGGTAA